AACAATTCCATATGGAACAGGTAGGTCTGCTTAATCCATTTATGGCTATACAACAGTTTTCAATGGGAGTAACAGGCACTGATTATTTTCATCATCTTTATTTTCATCACCATGCAAAAAAATACCGCGACAATTTTATCCGAACATTAAATATGGAACTTGCCAATAGTGGTTCTAAATATCTTTCATACAATTACAAAGTAGGTCCTGATTTCTTCAAAAAGATGAAAACCTTCAGCTACACCCCACCGGCCTTTGAAAACGCAATATGCTGGCATATTTGGGCTATGATATCCTTATTACTTTGGCTGGTCATTTTAATAATAATAATTCCTCTTGTAGCAAAGAGATTAAAATAATAAACATGGATCTGTTAAAAACTATTTGTCGTCATGAATGGCGCCAGCTATGCAGACAACGCTGGATGCTGAGCGGTCTGATACTGTTTATTTTTATCGCATTGCTCGCAATAGGAGTTGGTAACCAGGCGGTGCATTCAAAGTTTACTCAGATTGATAGTATGAAGGTCAGTTTTGATCAGGATATCCGCAATACAATCCAAAAGTTGGGGGACACTTCAACGCCGAAAGGAAAAGGAGAAGCAAAAAATGCTGGTCTGGCAGCAATGATTAATTACCGGCTTTCACCAACTGCAATAAAAAAACCGCTGCCACTGTCTGCCCTATCCCTGGGACTTATGGATGTTCAACCATGGTATCAGCAGATAAAGTTCACCAGAAATTTTAATGATCAGAACTGGGCGCCTATAACAAATCCAATGATGATGCTGGCAGGTAATTTCGATTATAGCTTTGTATTAGTGTATTTATTGCCCATGCTAGTCCTTTCTTTCTGCTATTCTATATATTCAGCTGAAGTAGAAGCAGGCACATTGTCATTGCTTGCTATACAAGGAAGCAATGTAAAACTGGTAATACGGTTAAAGCTATTGTTCCGGTTCCTTTTATTAGGTTCTATCTTGACACTTTTGAATATAATCGGGTTTCTACTTGTAATACATAAGACGGACTACACATTAGGAATGCTAATTGGATGGATGTTGATTACCTGGCTTTATCTATTCTTTTGGATTGCAATTGCATATCTGGCGCTGTCCCTAAAAAAAGCAGCCATGGTTACAGCACTATATCTGGCTTCCACCTGGCTTCTGCTACTGATTGTTATTCCCTCTGTTGTTAATAGTTATATTCAGGTGAAATACCCTTTACCATTACAGGATGAGATTGCATCATTTCGAAGACATCAGTCAGAAGAAATATGGGCCGGTTCGCCAAAACTATTATCAGATAGTTTTAACAGATATAATCCTCAATATGCATCCAGTATTAATCCAGCAAAGGATACGCTTCCCCATAGTCTCCGTTATGTAGCAGGATATTACTATTTGCTCGAACGCCGCATGAATAGGAAAATGAAACCTTTTAATCAACAGGTTGATCTGCGAAATCGGACTGCACAAAAACTATTGCGATGGAATCCGGTTTTTTTATGCGAATCAGGATTAAATACAATCAGTGGGAATCAACTATACGCTTTCCAGGACTTCAATGAACAGGCAAACAAATATCAGTTGCAATGGCAAGGCTTTTTATATCCTTTTCATTTTGCGGAAAAGAGGTTAACATCTGCTGATTTATCTGTCATTCCTGTTTTTAACTACAGGCCTCCAATAGTATTTGATATCAATGTTATCCTTGCTATAGTATATATTTTCATGCTTTCCTGTATAATACTGGTAATGGCAGTACTCATCGAAAGAAAACATTCTTTTATCAAGCTGTAAAAAATATTTGTTATGGTACATGCATTAGAAGCCGTTCAGTTAACTAAAAAGTATAATGAATACACGGCGTTGAATAACCTTAATCTTCAAATAGAACCCGGAGAGATCTTTTGTTTGTTAGGGCAAAATGGAGCGGGAAAAACAACTACTATAAATTTATTCCTTGGATTTGCAGAAGCTACCGCTGGTAGTGCATTAATTAAAGGAATAAAAGTTACTCCCGATACTGCTAAGATAAGGAGACACATTGCTTATATCCCGGAAATAGTTCAACTGTACGGTAATTTAAGTGGAGTTGAAAATCTTGACTTCTTTAGCAGACTGGCTGGCTTCCGTTACTCAGGCGACTCATTAAAAAGTTTTTTAAATAATGCAGGATTACAGGAAAAAGCACACCGGGAAAGACTTTCAACCTATTCTAAAGGTATGCGGCAAAAAGTTGGGATTGCCATTGCGCTGTCTAAGAACGCAGAGATTATACTGATGGATGAACCTACCAGTGGCTTAGACCCTAAAGCCACTGATGAATTCACTCAAATATGTAAAGAGTTGGCCAAAGAAGGCAGATCTATTTTGATGGCAACCCATGATATTTTCAATGCAGTAAATGTAGGTTCCAGAATAGGGATCATGAAACAGG
This Chitinophaga sancti DNA region includes the following protein-coding sequences:
- a CDS encoding ABC transporter permease subunit gives rise to the protein MDLLKTICRHEWRQLCRQRWMLSGLILFIFIALLAIGVGNQAVHSKFTQIDSMKVSFDQDIRNTIQKLGDTSTPKGKGEAKNAGLAAMINYRLSPTAIKKPLPLSALSLGLMDVQPWYQQIKFTRNFNDQNWAPITNPMMMLAGNFDYSFVLVYLLPMLVLSFCYSIYSAEVEAGTLSLLAIQGSNVKLVIRLKLLFRFLLLGSILTLLNIIGFLLVIHKTDYTLGMLIGWMLITWLYLFFWIAIAYLALSLKKAAMVTALYLASTWLLLLIVIPSVVNSYIQVKYPLPLQDEIASFRRHQSEEIWAGSPKLLSDSFNRYNPQYASSINPAKDTLPHSLRYVAGYYYLLERRMNRKMKPFNQQVDLRNRTAQKLLRWNPVFLCESGLNTISGNQLYAFQDFNEQANKYQLQWQGFLYPFHFAEKRLTSADLSVIPVFNYRPPIVFDINVILAIVYIFMLSCIILVMAVLIERKHSFIKL
- a CDS encoding ABC transporter ATP-binding protein codes for the protein MVHALEAVQLTKKYNEYTALNNLNLQIEPGEIFCLLGQNGAGKTTTINLFLGFAEATAGSALIKGIKVTPDTAKIRRHIAYIPEIVQLYGNLSGVENLDFFSRLAGFRYSGDSLKSFLNNAGLQEKAHRERLSTYSKGMRQKVGIAIALSKNAEIILMDEPTSGLDPKATDEFTQICKELAKEGRSILMATHDIFNAVNVGSRIGIMKQGNLVHVLNTKDITANELQKLYLEMI